TGATCAACGCCCGACCGGAGCGCTCGCGGGAGCAGCTGCAGCGGAACTGTAAACCGCGGGGGTCGAACAAACGCAGGGCGTCCTCATGGTAGAGGCGATGCAACAAGGTTTCATTGTCCAAACTGAGCAATTCTTCAACTGTCAGGGTATCGGCCAGAGTCGCCGCATGCTGCCAGCTGGCCTCTCGCTCGTCCGGGTCAGTGATCCGGTCGGCAGGCAGTTGCTGCAGCAGCAATCCGCGCGCACGCTGGCCATCAGCGCTCAGCCAGAAGCGCGTTGGCAGCTGCTCAGAGGTCTGAAAATAAGTAGTCAGACATTCAGCCAAGGTGTCGCCGTCGAGATCAACGATGCCCTGATAACGCTGGCCGAGCTTGGGATCGATGGTCATGGCCATCACGCCGTCTGGCATCAGTTCGCGCAGAGTGGCATTTTCCGCAACTTGGTCGGCGTCGTAACGGGCGATCCCCCGCACATCCCCATCACTGGAGACTTCTACCATCAGCGTAGGTACCGCGCCGCTTGAGCGGGTCTGCAAGATCAGCAGTCCGTCAAACTTGAGCGTGCCGATGAGCAACGATGCAGCGGCCAACAGCTCACCCAGCAACTGGGCGACTGGTTGCGGATAGGGATGCTTGGCCAGGACGTGGTGGTAACTGTCAGTCAGGCTGACCAGCTCGCCGCGAATGTCACTGTCATCGAACAAAAAGCGTTGGGTAAAATCAGACATGCCAGCTATCACTGAATGTAACGTGGCCGGCAATTTTAGGCGCAAACGCGCCATTGACCAAGCGCCTCTTAGCTATCGGCTGCGCGGGTAATTTCTATTACCCCACCCTGAGCCCAGTCGGAACGCGGCTTGCAGGGCATCGGCAGGGCCTTTCAGCCCTGCAAATCGTGAAAGTTCAGAATTTGCCGACGCTGTTTCTTGGTCGGCCGCCCGTCGGTTTGCACACCCAAGGCCCCAGCTTTGCGCTGCTGCGCAGCGGCCTCGCGCTTGGCAATGCTTTCTGGCGTTTCGCAATACAGCAGTTGCGCTTCTGGTGCACCGCGACGCACCACGGATAAAGCACGCACCACAATGGTGCGATCATCAAAACCAGTGCGGACGACATACTCGTCCCCAACCTTGGGCTCTTTGCCAGGTTTGCAGCGTTCACCACGGTGGTGCACTTTACCACCTTCGATGGCGGCCTTCGCCAAGGCGCGGGTTTTGTAGAAACGCGCGGCCCAGAGCCATTTGTCCAGCCGGACTTTGTCGTCGTTATCGTTCATTGGGTATCCATCACGCACAGTGCTCTGGCAGGCATTTTGCCTGATGCAGTTGTCATAAGCGCCTACTAGAATGCTTTGGAGACTATCGGATGGAACCTGTGAAAACCACTTATCTGCCTAACGTTATTGGCCTGCGTGAATGGATTAACCTGCCTGAACTGGGCATGGTGGGCCTGCGTGCCAAAATCGACACAGGCGCCAGCACGTCTAGCTTGCATGCTACAGACATTCAGGTGTTTGAACGCGCAGGTGAACAATGGGTGCGTTTCACCGCGCACTTAGGCACACTGGTGCAACGTCGCCATCGCTGTGAGGCGCCGCTTGTTTCAGTGAAAACGATCAAGAGTTCCAACGGCCAAAGTCAGTCTCGTTATGTCATACGCACCCATTTGGCGCTCGGAGAACAGCAGTGGCCAGTAGAGTTCACCCTGGCCTGCCGCAAAACCATGCGCTATCGCGTGTTGCTGGGCTCCAAAGCGCTGGTGGCAGGTAATCTGCTGGTCAATCCGGCCCTCTCCTACGTGCAATCCAAACCCTTACTTGCCGACTCTTCTGGTGCCGAATGAAGATTGCTGTGCTGTCCCGAAACCCCCGCTTGTATTCCACCCGCCGTCTGGTAGAGGCCGGTCAGGCCCGGGGCCACGAGATGGTCGTTATCGATACGCTGCGCGCTTACATGAACATCGCCAGCCATAACCCACAGATTCACTACCGCGGCAAAGCCCTTGAAGGTTTTGATGCGGTGATTCCTCGCATCGGCGCCTCAGTGACGTTTTACGGCTGCGCGGTGCTGCGCCAGTTTGAAATGATGGGTGTGTTCCCGCTGAACGAGTCGGTCGCCATTGCCCGCTCGCGGGACAAACTTCGCTCGCTGCAACTGCTGTCCCGACGAGGCATCGGCATGCCAGTCACTGGCTTCGCCCACTCGCCGGATGACATCGACGACCTGATCCAAATGGTTAACGGCGCACCGCTGGTGATCAAGGTGCTAGAAGGCACTCAAGGCATCGGCGTGGTGCTGTGTGAAACGGCTAAAGCGGCTGAGTCAGTAATTGAGGCTTTTATGGGCCTGAAACAGAACATCATGGTGCAGGAGTACATCCAGGAAGCCGGTGGTGCAGACATC
The Pseudomonas mendocina DNA segment above includes these coding regions:
- the hslO gene encoding Hsp33 family molecular chaperone HslO — protein: MSDFTQRFLFDDSDIRGELVSLTDSYHHVLAKHPYPQPVAQLLGELLAAASLLIGTLKFDGLLILQTRSSGAVPTLMVEVSSDGDVRGIARYDADQVAENATLRELMPDGVMAMTIDPKLGQRYQGIVDLDGDTLAECLTTYFQTSEQLPTRFWLSADGQRARGLLLQQLPADRITDPDEREASWQHAATLADTLTVEELLSLDNETLLHRLYHEDALRLFDPRGLQFRCSCSRERSGRALISLGQTDAEALVREHGGSVEIDCQFCNQRYLFDAADVLQLFIDGSTEAPSDTRH
- the rimK gene encoding 30S ribosomal protein S6--L-glutamate ligase; the encoded protein is MKIAVLSRNPRLYSTRRLVEAGQARGHEMVVIDTLRAYMNIASHNPQIHYRGKALEGFDAVIPRIGASVTFYGCAVLRQFEMMGVFPLNESVAIARSRDKLRSLQLLSRRGIGMPVTGFAHSPDDIDDLIQMVNGAPLVIKVLEGTQGIGVVLCETAKAAESVIEAFMGLKQNIMVQEYIQEAGGADIRCFVVGDKVIAAMKRQAKPGEFRSNLHRGGTASLIKITPEERKTAIHAAKVMGLSLAGVDILRSQRGPLVMEVNSSPGLEGIETTTGKDVAGLIIQHLEKHAGPNLTRTKGKG
- a CDS encoding S4 domain-containing protein; this encodes MNDNDDKVRLDKWLWAARFYKTRALAKAAIEGGKVHHRGERCKPGKEPKVGDEYVVRTGFDDRTIVVRALSVVRRGAPEAQLLYCETPESIAKREAAAQQRKAGALGVQTDGRPTKKQRRQILNFHDLQG
- a CDS encoding ATP-dependent zinc protease; protein product: MVGLRAKIDTGASTSSLHATDIQVFERAGEQWVRFTAHLGTLVQRRHRCEAPLVSVKTIKSSNGQSQSRYVIRTHLALGEQQWPVEFTLACRKTMRYRVLLGSKALVAGNLLVNPALSYVQSKPLLADSSGAE